The Solanum pennellii chromosome 11, SPENNV200 genome contains a region encoding:
- the LOC107004352 gene encoding carotenoid 9,10(9',10')-cleavage dioxygenase 1-like, whose amino-acid sequence MAVCSYTCQVNYCCLQRHVIPKFKDLRASVSSNFKPFLTNLEHFPLIMDVPKVILKEVIFKLLDNFIDLTFEFVDQPLSPSQSNFAPVEEIGEAARVTTIQGKIPNDFPEGVYIRNGSNALFGGLKSTKSIFGKSSHIWVEGEGMLHALYFTKEKGKINKWNILYNNKYVETDTFNMEKNLKKPKFIPNIEGDSLAVLVASLLNVMRFGVLHKYLSNTNVFDHSKKLYSIAENHMPQEINIQTLETLGNWTVNGAWSQSFTAHPKKILDTGELVIMGINPLKPYLELGIISADGKQMVHKVDVKLNRCIICHEIGVTKRYNVILDFPLTIDLNRLIIGEQLIKYDKDGYARIGIMPHYGDANSIKWFEIEPCCVFHIINCFEGNDEVVVRACRARKSIIPRPDIIVDDLGLSLDALNEMSFDKDNIKTSKDLFSFSKVCEWRLNMKTGEVKMKNLTTNDHRFLMEFPMINEHFIGIKNKFGYLQLIDSEAFSNYFGGFAKFGGLAKLNFEEISKDIKEEEDLIKVEHHIFPKNTFCSGATFVPKLDGVDEDDGWIVAFTHNENTNQSQVYIIDAKKFGSEAVAIIILPSRVPYGFHGAFMSFN is encoded by the exons atGGCTGTTTGTAGTTATACATGTCAAGTTAATTATTGTTGTTTGCAAAGGCATGTTATACCAAAATTTAAAGACTTGAGAGCATCAGTCTCATCAAATTTCAAG CCATTTTTAACAAATTTGGAACATTTTCCCTTGATAATGGATGTTCCAAAAGTTATATTGAAGGaagttattttcaaattattggACAATTTTATAGATTTGACCTTTGAATTTGTGGATCAACCTTTATCCCCATCTCag AGTAATTTTGCACCTGTTGAAGAGATTGGAGAAGCTGCAAGAGTCACTACAATTCAAGGGAAAATTCCAAATGATTTTCCAGAGGGTGTTTACATAAGAAATG GATCAAATGCTCTCTTTGGAGGATTAAAATCAACCAAGTCAATATTTGGAAAATCAAGCCATATATGGGTTGAAGGTGAAGGAATGCTTCATGCTTTATActttacaaaagaaaaaggaaaaatcaacaAATGGAATATATTATACAACAACAAATATGTAGAAACAGACACATTCAACATGGAAAAGAATCTAAAAAAACCAAAATTTATCCCTAATATTGAAGGGGATTCTCTTGCTGTTTTAGTGGCTTCCCTTTTAAATGTG ATGAGATTTGGTGTATTACACAAATATCTAAGCAATACAAATGTGTTTGACCACTCAAAGAAATTATATTCAATAGCTGAAAATCATATGCCTCAAGAGATAAACATACAAACACTTGAAACTTTGGGAAATTGGACTGTTAATGGGGCTTGGAGTCAATCATTCACAGCCCATCCAAAG AAAATACTAGACACGGGTGAACTTGTTATAATGGGAATTAATCCACTAAAGCCTTATCTTGAGCTAGGAATTATTTCAG CTGATGGAAAACAAATGGTTCACAAGGTGGATGTCAAACTTAATAGGTGTATCATTTGCCATGAAATTGGAGTTACAAAGAG GTACAATGTGATTTTGGATTTTCCACTTACTATTGACCTAAACAGACTTATTATTGGAGAGCA attaataaaatatgataaagatGGATATGCAAGAATTGGAATAATGCCTCATTATGGTGATGCTAATTCCATTAAATGGTTTGAAATTGAACCATGTTGTGTATTTCACATAATAAATTGTTTTGAAGGTAATGATGAG GTGGTGGTAAGGGCATGTAGAGCTCGTAAATCGATTATACCAAGACCAGATATTATAGTAGACGACCTTGGATTGAGTTTAGACGCGTTGAACGAGATGAGTTTCGATAAAGATAACATTAAAACGTCAaaagatttattttctttttctaaagtTTGTGAATGGAGATTAAACATGAAAACAGGTGAAGTGAAGATGAAAAATCTAACTACGAACGATCATCGATTTTTAATGGAATTCCCAATGATCAATGAACACTTCATTggtattaaaaacaaatttggcTATCTACAACTTATTGATTCAGAAGCTTTCTCTAATTATTTTG GAGGATTTGCTAAATTTGGAGGGCTAGCCAAActtaattttgaagaaatttcaaag gatattaaagaagaagaagatttgaTTAAGGTTGAACATcatattttcccaaaaaatacattttgtAGTGGAGCTACATTTGTTCCAAAACTTGATGGTGTTGATGAAGATGATGGTTGGATTGTGGCATTCACACATAATGAAAATACAAATCAATCACAA GTTTATATAATTGATGCAAAAAAGTTTGGAAGTGAGGCTGTTGCCATAATCATATTACCAAGTAGAGTGCCATATGGATTTCATGGGgcatttatgtccttcaattAA